A part of Streptomyces sp. NBC_01451 genomic DNA contains:
- a CDS encoding acyl-CoA synthetase, translated as MEYNLADLFESVVDVVPDRAALVYLDHPGTGAERRLTYAELDAAANRVAHHLIDSGIRPGEHLGLHLYNGVEYLQTVLGCLKARVVPVNVNYRYVEEELVYLYQDAALAALVFDAEFTERVAAARPRATALRHLIRVGEPEPGSPELEAVPFAEAEAAGSPERGFPARSGDDQFIIYTGGTTGMPKGVMWRQEDLFFAGLGGGAPTGEPVKSPQELAERVAAGGEGITFFPTPPLMHGTSTLTAFIGFNFGQRVVIHRKFTAEDVLRTIEREKVTSVSLVGDAMLRPLIDALNGPMKGTDCSALFSVSSSGAIMSETVRAEFQALVPNVMLLNNFGSSESGFNGTATADSGPERGFRIRVNFRTQVVDPATHEPVAAGEVGRIAQCGNVPLGYYNDPRKTADTFFERDGERWVLLGDMATVDEEGVVTVLGRGSQCINTGGEKVYPEEVEQALKSHPDVYDALVAGVPDPRWGNHVAAVVQLRTGAPRPSLEDVQSYCRRHLAGYKIPRQLVITETIQRSPSGKADYRWAQEVAVGADR; from the coding sequence GTGGAGTACAACCTTGCCGACCTGTTCGAGTCGGTCGTGGACGTGGTGCCGGACCGTGCGGCACTCGTGTACCTCGACCATCCCGGTACGGGCGCGGAACGCCGCCTGACCTACGCGGAGTTGGATGCCGCCGCCAACCGGGTCGCCCATCATCTGATCGACAGCGGGATACGCCCGGGCGAGCATCTGGGCCTGCATCTCTACAACGGGGTCGAGTACCTCCAGACGGTGCTTGGGTGCCTGAAGGCACGGGTCGTGCCCGTCAACGTCAACTACCGCTATGTGGAAGAGGAGTTGGTGTACCTCTACCAGGACGCCGCCCTCGCCGCCCTGGTGTTCGACGCGGAGTTCACCGAGCGGGTGGCGGCGGCACGGCCGCGGGCCACGGCGTTGCGGCACCTGATCCGCGTGGGCGAACCGGAGCCGGGCTCGCCCGAGCTGGAGGCAGTGCCCTTCGCCGAGGCGGAGGCCGCCGGGTCCCCGGAGCGGGGCTTCCCGGCCCGCTCGGGCGACGACCAGTTCATCATCTACACCGGCGGCACCACCGGCATGCCCAAGGGCGTGATGTGGCGCCAGGAGGACCTGTTCTTCGCCGGCCTGGGCGGTGGCGCCCCCACCGGCGAGCCGGTCAAGTCCCCGCAGGAGCTGGCGGAGCGGGTCGCGGCCGGCGGCGAGGGAATCACCTTCTTCCCCACTCCCCCGCTGATGCACGGCACCTCGACCCTGACCGCCTTCATCGGCTTCAACTTCGGCCAGCGGGTGGTGATCCACCGCAAGTTCACCGCCGAGGACGTGCTGCGCACGATCGAGAGGGAGAAGGTCACCAGCGTGTCCCTGGTGGGCGACGCGATGCTGCGTCCACTGATCGACGCCCTCAACGGGCCCATGAAGGGCACGGACTGCTCGGCCCTGTTCAGCGTCTCGTCGTCCGGCGCGATCATGTCGGAGACGGTCCGCGCCGAGTTCCAGGCCCTGGTCCCGAACGTGATGCTGCTGAACAACTTCGGGTCGTCGGAGTCCGGCTTCAACGGTACGGCGACCGCGGACTCGGGCCCCGAGCGCGGCTTCCGTATCCGCGTCAACTTCCGGACCCAGGTGGTGGATCCGGCCACCCACGAGCCGGTGGCGGCGGGCGAGGTGGGCCGGATCGCCCAGTGCGGCAACGTACCGCTCGGCTACTACAACGACCCGCGGAAGACGGCGGACACCTTCTTCGAGAGGGACGGCGAGCGGTGGGTGCTGCTCGGCGACATGGCGACGGTCGACGAGGAGGGCGTCGTGACCGTCCTCGGCCGGGGTTCCCAGTGCATCAACACCGGCGGCGAGAAAGTGTATCCGGAGGAGGTCGAGCAGGCGCTCAAGTCCCATCCGGACGTGTACGACGCACTCGTGGCCGGTGTCCCGGACCCGAGGTGGGGAAACCATGTGGCGGCGGTGGTGCAGTTGCGCACGGGGGCGCCACGGCCCTCGCTGGAGGACGTCCAGTCCTACTGCCGTAGGCATCTGGCCGGTTACAAGATCCCCCGGCAGCTGGTGATCACCGAGACGATACAGCGGTCGCCCAGCGGCAAGGCGGACTACCGGTGGGCCCAGGAGGTGGCGGTCGGGGCGGACCGGTAG
- a CDS encoding crotonase/enoyl-CoA hydratase family protein: MGGTEHLTVRRENATLVLTLNRPEAKNALSLPMLVGLYDGWVEADADDAVRSIVLTGAGGAFCAGMDLKALAGSGLEGEEYRHRLKADPDLHWKAMLRHHRPRKPVISAIEGYCVAGGTEIIQGTDIRVAGESATFGLFEVKRGLFPIGGSTVRLQRQIPRTHALEMLLTARPYSAQEAAAIGLIGHVVPDGTALDKALEIAERINACGPLAVEAVKASVYETAEMTETEGLAAELKRGWPVFDTADAKEGTRAFAEKRPPVYRRA; encoded by the coding sequence ATGGGTGGCACGGAACACCTGACCGTTCGGCGTGAGAACGCCACACTGGTGCTCACACTCAACCGGCCGGAAGCCAAGAACGCGCTCTCGCTGCCGATGCTCGTCGGGCTGTACGACGGCTGGGTCGAGGCGGACGCGGACGACGCCGTCCGCTCGATCGTGCTCACCGGGGCCGGGGGCGCCTTCTGCGCCGGGATGGACCTGAAAGCCCTGGCCGGGAGCGGTCTGGAGGGAGAGGAGTACCGCCACCGGCTCAAGGCCGACCCGGACCTGCACTGGAAGGCGATGCTCCGCCACCACCGCCCCCGCAAACCGGTGATATCCGCGATCGAGGGGTACTGCGTCGCCGGCGGCACCGAGATCATCCAGGGCACCGACATCCGGGTCGCGGGCGAGTCGGCGACCTTCGGACTCTTCGAGGTCAAGCGGGGACTCTTCCCGATCGGCGGCTCCACGGTCCGCCTCCAACGGCAGATCCCGCGCACCCACGCCCTGGAAATGCTGCTCACCGCACGCCCGTACAGCGCCCAGGAGGCCGCCGCCATCGGCCTGATCGGACACGTCGTCCCCGACGGAACCGCCCTGGACAAGGCCCTGGAGATCGCCGAACGCATCAACGCCTGCGGCCCGCTCGCCGTGGAGGCCGTCAAGGCCTCCGTCTACGAGACCGCCGAGATGACCGAGACCGAGGGCCTGGCCGCCGAACTCAAGCGCGGCTGGCCCGTCTTCGACACCGCCGACGCCAAGGAAGGCACCCGTGCCTTCGCCGAGAAGCGCCCGCCCGTCTACCGGCGGGCCTGA
- a CDS encoding Zn-ribbon domain-containing OB-fold protein — MTTEVLKAPLVVEFPFTRSLGPVQSAFLTGLREQVVLGVRTTDGRTLVPPVEYDPVTADEIRDLVQVAPTGTVTTWAWNHAPRRGQPLGTPFAWVLVRLDGADTALLHALDAPGPDAVHSGMRVRIRWAAERTGAITDIACFEPDDSVIGGEAADHDGRFESMVTGIVASARLDYTYSPGRAQTDYINALAERRIVGERCPACRKVYVPPRGACPTCGVATAEQVEVGPGGTVTTFCIVNIKARNLDIEVPYVYAHIALDGADLALHGRIGGIPYDQVRMGLRVEPVWTEGGRYPDHYRPTGEPDADYETYKESL; from the coding sequence ATGACCACCGAAGTCCTCAAAGCCCCCCTGGTCGTCGAATTCCCCTTCACCCGCTCCCTGGGTCCCGTCCAGAGCGCCTTCCTGACCGGCCTGCGAGAACAGGTCGTCCTCGGTGTCCGCACCACGGACGGCCGCACCCTCGTCCCGCCCGTCGAGTACGACCCGGTGACCGCCGACGAGATACGCGACCTCGTACAGGTCGCCCCCACCGGCACCGTCACCACCTGGGCCTGGAACCACGCCCCGCGCCGCGGCCAGCCCCTCGGCACGCCCTTCGCCTGGGTCCTGGTCCGGCTCGACGGCGCCGACACGGCCCTGCTGCACGCGCTCGACGCTCCCGGCCCCGACGCCGTCCACAGCGGCATGCGGGTCCGGATCCGCTGGGCGGCGGAGCGCACGGGCGCGATCACGGACATCGCCTGCTTCGAGCCCGACGACAGCGTGATCGGCGGTGAAGCGGCCGACCACGACGGGCGGTTCGAGTCCATGGTGACCGGCATCGTCGCCTCGGCCCGCCTCGACTACACCTACTCGCCCGGCCGCGCGCAGACCGACTACATCAACGCCCTCGCCGAGCGGCGGATCGTCGGCGAGCGCTGCCCGGCCTGCCGGAAGGTGTACGTCCCGCCCAGGGGCGCGTGCCCCACCTGCGGTGTCGCCACGGCCGAGCAGGTCGAGGTGGGGCCCGGGGGCACGGTCACCACCTTCTGCATCGTCAACATCAAGGCGCGCAACCTCGACATCGAAGTGCCCTACGTCTACGCGCACATCGCCCTCGACGGCGCTGACCTCGCCCTGCACGGCCGGATCGGCGGCATCCCCTACGACCAGGTCCGTATGGGACTGCGGGTGGAGCCGGTGTGGACGGAAGGGGGCCGCTATCCCGACCACTACCGGCCCACCGGCGAGCCCGACGCGGACTACGAGACGTACAAGGAGTCGCTGTGA
- a CDS encoding thiolase domain-containing protein, with protein sequence MTREIAVVAFAQTDHRRTSDELSEVEMLMPVLHEVLDRTGLKTSDIGFTCSGSSDYLAGRAFSFTLALDGVGAWPPISESHVEMDGAWALYEAWTKLLTGDTDTALVYAYGKSSPGSVRDVLTRQLDPYYVAPLWPDSVALAALQAQALIDEGYTDEPALAAVAARSRADAQANSHAQLRGSVPHGEYVVHPLRTGDCPPIGDGAAAVILAAGDRARELCERPAWIRGIDHRIEAHSLGVRELTDSPSTRLAAEKAGAFERPVDTAELHAPFTSQEVVLRKALRLGDDVRVNPSGGALAANPIMAAGLVRIGEAAARIHRGESDRALAHATSGPCLQQNLVAVLEGEPRHVQ encoded by the coding sequence GTGACACGCGAGATCGCCGTCGTCGCCTTCGCACAGACCGATCACCGGCGCACCAGCGACGAGCTCTCCGAAGTCGAGATGCTCATGCCGGTGCTGCACGAGGTGCTCGACCGGACCGGCCTGAAGACCAGCGACATCGGCTTCACCTGCTCCGGCTCCTCCGACTACCTCGCCGGCCGCGCCTTCTCCTTCACCCTCGCGCTCGACGGTGTGGGCGCCTGGCCGCCGATCTCCGAGTCGCACGTGGAGATGGACGGGGCGTGGGCGCTGTACGAGGCGTGGACCAAACTGCTCACCGGCGACACCGACACGGCACTCGTCTACGCGTACGGCAAGTCCTCGCCAGGCTCGGTGCGGGACGTCCTGACCCGGCAGCTCGACCCGTACTACGTGGCCCCCCTGTGGCCGGACTCCGTGGCACTCGCCGCGCTCCAGGCGCAGGCACTCATCGACGAGGGTTACACCGACGAGCCGGCGCTCGCCGCCGTCGCCGCCCGGAGCCGGGCGGACGCGCAGGCCAACTCTCATGCCCAGCTGCGGGGTTCGGTGCCGCACGGGGAGTACGTCGTGCATCCGCTGCGTACCGGCGACTGTCCGCCGATCGGCGACGGGGCCGCCGCCGTGATCCTCGCGGCCGGTGACCGCGCCCGGGAACTGTGCGAGCGGCCCGCCTGGATCCGGGGCATCGACCACCGCATCGAGGCACACTCGCTCGGCGTCCGCGAACTGACCGACTCGCCCTCGACGCGGCTCGCCGCCGAGAAGGCCGGCGCCTTCGAACGGCCTGTGGACACCGCCGAGTTGCACGCGCCGTTCACCTCGCAGGAGGTGGTCCTCAGAAAGGCCCTCCGGCTGGGCGACGACGTCCGTGTGAACCCCTCCGGCGGTGCCCTCGCCGCCAACCCGATCATGGCCGCCGGGCTCGTCCGCATCGGCGAGGCCGCCGCTCGTATCCACCGGGGCGAGTCCGACCGGGCCCTCGCCCACGCCACCTCCGGGCCCTGTCTCCAGCAGAACCTGGTCGCCGTACTCGAAGGGGAGCCCCGTCATGTCCAGTGA
- a CDS encoding thiolase domain-containing protein — translation MSSEPVAVVGIGQTKHVAARRDVSMAGLVREAAQRALTDAELTWADIDAVVIGKAPDFFEGVMMPELYLADALGAVGKPMLRVHTAGSVGGSTALVATNLVRSRVHATVLTLAYEKQSESNAMWGLSLPIPFQQPLLAGAGGFFAPHVRAYMRRSGAPDTVGSLVAYKDRRNALLNPYAHLHEHDITLEKVQASPMLWDPIRYSETCPSSDGAVAMILTDRAGAGRAPRPPAWLHGGAMRSEPTLFAGKDAVSPKAGQDCAADVYRQAGIADPRRDIDAVEMYVPFSWYEPMWLENLGFAAEGEGWKLTEAGVTELDGDLPVNMSGGVLSTNPIGASGMIRFAEAALQVRGLAGEHQVDGARRVLGHAYGGGSQFFSMWLVGSEPPTS, via the coding sequence ATGTCCAGTGAACCCGTGGCGGTCGTCGGGATCGGCCAGACCAAGCACGTCGCCGCCCGCCGGGACGTGTCCATGGCCGGGTTGGTGCGGGAGGCAGCCCAACGTGCCCTGACTGACGCCGAGTTGACGTGGGCCGACATCGACGCCGTCGTCATCGGCAAGGCGCCCGACTTCTTCGAGGGCGTCATGATGCCCGAGCTGTATCTCGCCGACGCGCTCGGCGCGGTCGGCAAACCGATGCTGCGCGTGCACACGGCAGGCTCGGTCGGCGGATCCACGGCCCTGGTCGCCACGAACCTCGTCAGGTCCCGCGTCCACGCCACCGTCCTCACCCTGGCCTACGAGAAACAGTCCGAGTCGAACGCCATGTGGGGACTCTCCCTGCCGATCCCCTTCCAGCAGCCGCTGCTGGCCGGCGCCGGCGGCTTCTTCGCCCCGCACGTGCGCGCGTACATGCGGCGCAGCGGCGCCCCCGACACGGTCGGCTCGCTGGTCGCGTACAAGGACCGGCGCAACGCGCTTCTGAACCCGTACGCGCATCTGCACGAGCACGACATCACGCTGGAGAAGGTCCAGGCCTCGCCCATGCTGTGGGACCCGATCCGCTACTCCGAGACCTGCCCCTCCTCCGACGGCGCCGTCGCGATGATCCTCACCGACCGTGCCGGCGCCGGACGCGCACCTCGCCCGCCCGCCTGGCTGCACGGCGGCGCGATGCGCAGCGAACCCACGCTCTTCGCGGGCAAGGACGCCGTTTCGCCGAAGGCGGGCCAGGACTGCGCGGCCGACGTGTACCGGCAGGCCGGGATCGCCGACCCGCGCAGGGACATCGACGCCGTCGAGATGTACGTCCCGTTCTCCTGGTACGAACCCATGTGGCTGGAGAACCTCGGCTTCGCCGCCGAGGGCGAGGGCTGGAAGCTCACCGAAGCGGGGGTCACCGAGCTCGACGGTGATCTGCCCGTCAACATGTCGGGCGGTGTTCTGTCGACCAATCCGATCGGCGCCTCCGGCATGATCCGCTTCGCGGAAGCAGCCCTTCAGGTGCGCGGGCTGGCCGGAGAACACCAGGTGGACGGGGCCCGCAGGGTCCTCGGGCACGCCTACGGCGGTGGCTCGCAGTTCTTTTCGATGTGGCTCGTCGGCAGCGAACCGCCCACCTCCTGA
- a CDS encoding DUF397 domain-containing protein yields MAESTIQEHPLAGWDKPELDLSNADWQSSSSGRGDVQIAFVEGFIAMRNSGRAHSPSLIFTPAEWGAFVSGAREGEFDLT; encoded by the coding sequence GTGGCCGAGAGCACGATCCAGGAGCACCCGCTCGCGGGCTGGGACAAGCCGGAGCTGGACCTCAGCAACGCCGACTGGCAGTCCAGCAGCAGCGGGCGAGGGGATGTCCAGATCGCTTTTGTCGAGGGGTTCATCGCGATGCGCAACAGTGGCCGCGCGCACAGCCCTTCCCTGATCTTCACGCCCGCGGAGTGGGGCGCGTTCGTTTCGGGGGCACGGGAAGGGGAGTTCGACCTGACCTGA
- a CDS encoding CGNR zinc finger domain-containing protein, with amino-acid sequence MRDPITSDITSDARLALDLALTVRHDGDGGIADDLTDTAGLTTWVRAHRDALPGTDGFVADEAELAAVRELRAAVRTLFARAVRPGEPSPADATRLLPLAEALRRLNEAAARTPTVPVLDWADDAEPVVRHQGVRGEGEVVAVLARAAVGFLAGADRERLRACHAPRCVRYFLKEHPRQEWCRPACGNRARVARHHERHKQSG; translated from the coding sequence ATGCGGGACCCGATCACCAGCGACATCACGAGCGACGCGCGGCTTGCCCTCGACCTCGCCCTCACCGTCCGCCACGACGGCGACGGCGGCATCGCCGACGACCTCACCGACACCGCCGGCCTCACCACCTGGGTCCGCGCCCACCGCGACGCCCTGCCCGGCACGGACGGCTTCGTCGCCGACGAGGCGGAACTGGCCGCCGTACGAGAGCTGCGCGCCGCCGTACGGACCCTCTTCGCCCGCGCGGTGCGGCCCGGGGAACCGAGCCCGGCCGACGCGACCCGGCTGCTGCCCCTGGCCGAGGCGCTGCGCCGGCTCAACGAGGCCGCCGCCCGCACGCCCACCGTCCCCGTGCTCGACTGGGCCGACGACGCCGAACCCGTCGTACGTCACCAGGGCGTCCGGGGTGAGGGGGAGGTCGTGGCCGTACTCGCGCGTGCCGCCGTCGGCTTTCTCGCCGGTGCGGACCGGGAACGCCTGCGGGCCTGCCACGCTCCGCGCTGTGTGCGCTACTTCCTCAAGGAGCATCCGCGCCAGGAGTGGTGCAGGCCCGCCTGCGGGAACCGGGCCCGCGTCGCCCGCCACCACGAGCGGCACAAGCAGTCCGGCTAG